Part of the Xenopus laevis strain J_2021 chromosome 2S, Xenopus_laevis_v10.1, whole genome shotgun sequence genome is shown below.
TATTAATTCCTGGGGAGAACAACAAAGCTTTGATTTTCTGAGAGCAGCAAATGTTTCCAGTCAGGATTTGTTTCGATAGAATTTCTTGTTTTCCACATCAGTATAAGCAAATGGCATATAGTCACATTTGgaaacattgtgtgtgtgtggccacTGTATGGCATTCTTAATCTTGAGCTTAATTTTTGGGTGTACGTATAATTATCTCATGTTTAGAATTCTCAACACAATGTAAAACAACCAATTAATTCTTCCCTGGTTTGTCAGTTTATATAAGGGCTCTCCAACTGGAGGCCTGTAGTCCAAATGTGGCCCTTTAAAGTATTTTACAGcatcttatttgtttttttatcactGTAAAGCACCTTTTACAGACATTGATTTCCTTTACAGAAAGACCATGAAGCCTTTCATTGCTTTGAGTTGAAGTTAAACATGGCAAGGGACTGAACAGTCAGCTGAGAATGATTTCAGTTCTACTTTTGTGGACCAGAATTTGATCAGGACCCCATTTATCTCATAACAAGGTGAACAGATGAAAAGAGAGGCGTATCAGCAAGTCAACCATAATTCCAAGACCAAAAGTGGATGGAGATACAGTTGCTTCTTCCAGGACAGAATCTAATGTATAGTGCAGTTCCAAAAGAAGTAAAAATACCTTTACTGCTCTCTAGTCAGGCCCAATGTATTAAACTAAGCCTTACCTTTGAAGAAGTAGAATTTTCCATCTAAACCCGATACCACTGCAGCTTCAACATAAGAAGGGAGTTTCTTCCAGCGCTTCTGAAGAGTTTGGGGAGGTGAGATTTTACAATCCAATGAGACTGTCCAAAAGTGACGGCCTTTAAAGATGTATAACGTCTGTTTCAAATCTACATGTGAGAAAAAATTTAAAGAGTTCACTGTAGACACATATGCAAAGAGATGCTGTACCTAATAAATATCACAGAACAGTATTACAAGCAACCTGGAAAAATATTGCTCTACCAATGATGGAATCAAATATATTGCTCAGCAATGTCAGCTGAACACAGAAATGAGACAGACAAATGAGGAGGGTAACAGCAGCACAAATGTGTTTCCTATGAAACATGAGCTAAGACCTGCTTTTATGGCAATGCAACAAATATTGTTTCtcttggaaatgtcacctaaatgaACTAACTAACAAAGTTTTAGCATTGTAATTACTACTGTTTGTCTGTTTAGAGGCTTCGACCTTAAAATGCCTGCTATAGACTAATAGTTATCTTTATAAgataaaacttaaagggaaactagacCCCCTAAACATTGCAGGTCTTgataaaaatacatcatattaaTCATCCCCTATGTAAAACACTGTCATTTTAATCAagccttttcatgaaaaatatactttttgaatAGTATGTGCTACTGAACAATATTGAAACTATAATGAAAGTTTGCAagttatagaatgtcttattcctagcaactttgcaattggtcttcattatttatattttattgttttttgattATTCTTCTATCTCTCAAGCTTTCTGCTATTCATGTCACTTATCATGTCACTCTATATAATTGTATGCTATGCATCCAGCTGTCTGCCTGTATTAGAGATGCCTAAATTTCAAGGCTATAAAACATGCATTTCAGGCTCACAAAGCCACAGCTGTTGTGCCTGGGaaggtcagtttaaaaaaaacacagggccCCACATACGTTTAATATTGCAAGGCTGGATCAATTACCCCATGTGATGGCATCAAAGATGGAGTGGCAGTAGGAAAACTGTTTTATTCCTGAATCTTCATGTGATTCAGGACTCCAgtcctgaaaaaacacaaattgttttcCAGGGAGTTGCACCAGATTTCCACTAGGGGGTGCTCCTAAAATACAAACGAAAATAAAGATACTGTAGGTACAGAATAAGCTTGTTTAGATATGCTATGAGCTTACATAATGTAACATTACATTGCAACTTGTGACAAAAAATCTATAAGCACATCATCAGTAGAAGGTTAAattaatataattagaaaaattatGTTGTCTGTCAAAGAGGAGGACAATCCCTAGAACAAAAACAGGTCTAATTCTGTTGCATTTTGatgatatttatacatacagtagcatACACACACCATACACAGTATGCCATGTATACATTTGAAgtgtaacagttaatttaaataatgaatatcCCTGCTTTATATatgctaaaatatttttctctttttccctctGCATGTATTTCCCATGATATGAGCTAAGTCGCTTTTGATAGATATTACCAACACCCTAGTACTTTTTGATATGTAGCCTTACAAATACAGCCGGTTACTACATACAACAGCACAGTACAGGGTCTGTCTAAACACAGCTCtgcaaattacaggtatgggatccctaatctgaaaacctgttatccagaaagctctgaattactggaaagcCATTGCCAGAGTccagtttaagcaaataattacagattttaaaaaaatatttcctttttctctgtaatgatgaaATAGAACCTTGCAACAAATCCTGGCCTGGAAATCATTTTCTTTAAATGCTTTAAGGATTCAGGCTAATTCACATACAAATAATCTATGCTAACACGTGCTAGAATATGTTCTTTGCTATTTTAGCCATCCACTACCTGTCTGTCAGTTCAATACATGGACAAAAGGGGCATTTGTTCATGGCACCCCAGGACCCACCACCTTTCATACATCTGAATTAAGCAGAAATTCCAGGCTTCTCATTTTAATCAGCTTAATGAGCTGTACCTtgttcataaaaaaatgttttattagtatTTTCTAAAGCAACATGCAGGGGCACATGCACTGAACAGCTGTCAGGTTCACACAAGGTCTTCAGGACTAGGAAGTTGGTGCTTTAGGTGTAAAATTTGtgctaaacaaaacaaatgtgatTTATAAAAGCAGCAGTTATAACAAAAATGCAGTTATCACATTATTCAAATACCATACCGTACAAATTTTGGATGGCCAGGACGTCATCGAAGTTCAGTACATAGTCTTTATTCAGTTTCTTGTAGTAAGGGGACATCAGGGCATTTTTGAAGGAGGAGTGCTGCAGCCCCAAAGTATGTCCAATCTCATGTGCCAGTACAACAAATAGGTTTCTGCCCTTACCATCTAATGACCAGTGTTCGGCACTGTCAAAATGGGCCTCCCCCCTTCTGGGGAAAAAAGCATGTGCCAAGGCTCCACCTGCAAAATATACCATTAcagaatgtaatgtaatgtaatgtaatatgacTAGCATGAAGGGTCTTAAGATGATATAAAATATGGAAGAGCAACTGAAAAATCTACACTGTGAACTGTCTGAACTTGTgatttatttagcaaaatatttGCGTTATGAATACCAGGGAGAAAATGTGAACTATGCTTACAAAATTTTGGTTGATTCCAAGGCAGAACTGTTGAGCCAATTTGAGCTCTAACCTCCCTCCCTTAGAAACTCAACTCTTAGGTCTGTATAGCTCATAGAAAATTTGGACCAGCATTGaggaataaatcatttgtttatattCTAGAATCAATACACAAAAGAAAGAGAATGAATGCtttcctaaatattttttttgcccacAAGGAAATACCTGAAGAAAGGCTTAGAATTAATAGTTTGGTACCTGGTCCATCAAAAGCATTCCCTGCACCATCATTGTGATCCCCTTCATAGAACGCTAAACGGATGTCTGCAGGGTCTCGCAGAGCCTCAGAGAATGTCAGAGAGGAAACGTTGCTCCACAACTGGAACGCTGCTTTCACCGCCTGCCTGACCTGATGCTTGGATAGGTACCAGGGCCAGTTGACAATCTGATAAGTTAAATGTCGTTTATACCATTTCTTATCTGTAAAATAAAGAAGACTAGTTTCATATAGTTCTGTGACATATGTCCTCTTGATTTAATAAATCTGGTCTCCTGGGTCCCCTTGGTGGTTAGgcctgccaacaagtaaaatggggcccAGTGAAAAAACCCACTCCCTGAAATCCCCATCCATTCTCAGCATGACTGAAAGAAATACACCCACCATGTAAAGGATTCCAACTTCTACATATCTATCTTCGTGGGTTGTATTTCCATCAAAGGACTTTAgccttttgtttttgatttttagaTTAATTAATTAAGAAAGCTATTCAGGTTGGCATACTTGCACTCGGTGCACATTAATGAAAGCAACATGTCAAGGCAGCTGAAGACAAAGCCAAGAATTGTTTCTTGTCTGCCCAGACTGACTATGCCAAAAGAAGCAGGGAGATTCAGAGTACTTATCACAAGCTGACTAATAATAAACTGAACAATATTGCATTAATCCAAAGTGTATATGTAAAAGCGTTAAGGTTACTAATAATAGATTACGAAGAATTTTTATTTATGTCGTAAATAACTTGTACATTTAAACTATACACCACTGCCCTGAATTATGAACCTTCAATGGTCTAGGTTTTGCATGCAAAAACTGCGAGCAAGTACTAGTGTTTTCTGCAACTGATTGCTTTGGGTTTCTGTCTACAGAAACCTGACAAACTCTATTTGTAAGTTGGTCTATTAGTATCTGGTGCTTGTTGCTTCAGATAGGGTGATGCCATTTTACAGGCACCAatttgatgccagaaaaagaaatattcaGGCAAACGAGTAACAGATATATATGTTCCTATtcaaacaaaatattcaaaattatctttaaagtttaaaattgCTGTGATTACtttcttccaacacttttctgtTTTACAAACCATAACACATTACTGCAACATGCATAGCTTTCATTATATAGATAGGATCACAGCCCACTGACTGGTGTAAGCCTGGTGAAGATTATTAGTGTAGGTGAAGGTTTTGCCAGCTTTATTTCATGCAGTCCCCAAGAGAGTTTTGGCCAACTTAAAGTTGGGCCTGAATTACTGGGTTAAAGTATTTCTCTAGCAGTTCAGTAACTGTCCTGGGGTGTCAGGGTTCCCTAGGTCATAAGAAGGGAAGCCACcacatgttctgtctctttgggGGAGGTGGTATGCTGATGAGCCTGGGACAAAGGTATGTCCCAGTAAGTGAAGTAAGTGTTAGAACAGTAGTCCACCAAACTTTGTTTTCATCTGTGAGCAACAGGTGAGCCCTAACACAGTTAGGTGGCAACACAAGCCTGAAATGTTCCAGTGGGGgtaccaaatatgggctgtgattggctatttggtagtccctggactggcagcctacagaaggctctgtttggcagtgcacctggtttttattcaa
Proteins encoded:
- the mmp28.S gene encoding matrix metalloproteinase-28 b precursor, with protein sequence MEAAIPSLFFLLVIAGLCLCNDYISEETLQTAQVFLEKYGYLEETTKQHNGKQLASAVREFQWLSHLPVSGQLDTITVQQMVQPRCGMKDIESLELVKSHHHGQQRRKRYTSKNKKWYKRHLTYQIVNWPWYLSKHQVRQAVKAAFQLWSNVSSLTFSEALRDPADIRLAFYEGDHNDGAGNAFDGPGGALAHAFFPRRGEAHFDSAEHWSLDGKGRNLFVVLAHEIGHTLGLQHSSFKNALMSPYYKKLNKDYVLNFDDVLAIQNLYGAPPSGNLVQLPGKQFVFFQDWSPESHEDSGIKQFSYCHSIFDAITWDLKQTLYIFKGRHFWTVSLDCKISPPQTLQKRWKKLPSYVEAAVVSGLDGKFYFFKGGRCWRYNDSMLEEGFPQKCSMNGLPHRPDTALYFQPLGHLVIFKGSKYYVVNEESLTVEPYYPRSLQDWKGVPANSHSVLTHHNGAVYFFKGDKYWLFDQNKLKVTTSGKWAEDLSWIGCKKDAT
- the mmp28.S gene encoding matrix metalloproteinase-28 b isoform X1, producing MVQPRCGMKDIESLELVKSHHHGQQRRKRYTSKNKKWYKRHLTYQIVNWPWYLSKHQVRQAVKAAFQLWSNVSSLTFSEALRDPADIRLAFYEGDHNDGAGNAFDGPGGALAHAFFPRRGEAHFDSAEHWSLDGKGRNLFVVLAHEIGHTLGLQHSSFKNALMSPYYKKLNKDYVLNFDDVLAIQNLYGAPPSGNLVQLPGKQFVFFQDWSPESHEDSGIKQFSYCHSIFDAITWDLKQTLYIFKGRHFWTVSLDCKISPPQTLQKRWKKLPSYVEAAVVSGLDGKFYFFKGGRCWRYNDSMLEEGFPQKCSMNGLPHRPDTALYFQPLGHLVIFKGSKYYVVNEESLTVEPYYPRSLQDWKGVPANSHSVLTHHNGAVYFFKGDKYWLFDQNKLKVTTSGKWAEDLSWIGCKKDAT